A single region of the Sorghum bicolor cultivar BTx623 chromosome 9, Sorghum_bicolor_NCBIv3, whole genome shotgun sequence genome encodes:
- the LOC8080977 gene encoding uncharacterized protein LOC8080977: MVGKGSPKLNMIARASPKSQKFLANPSGIKNKASPKCSKAKKTGGSLRVKQRAEWNPALEKSLVDILHEYKDSGYRGENGWSSEGWNKMVKEFHLRNKYVNYTKSQIQDKEVQLKKDYRMLKEARQQSGATWNEDRHMVEGTPALWANLEVTYPKIKKFRNSKARFPLFDALGELYDGHLAEGTYNITSHEPPQEEAPILQIHDVDDLDNNEVHELLDDDDLVTEMQTSEAADERNDGGK; the protein is encoded by the exons ATGGTTGGAAAGGGCTCCCCGAAGCTCAATATGATTGCAAGGGCATCACCAAAGTCACAGAAGTTCCTAGCAAACCCAAGTGGTATTAAGAACAAGGCTTCTCCTAAATGCAGTAAGGCAAAGAAGACTGGTGGTTCTCTGAGAG TAAAGCAAAGAGCAGAGTGGAATCCGGCCCTTGAGAAGTCCCTGGTAGACATTCTTCATGAGTATAAAGATAGTGGCTACAGAGGTGAGAATGGTTGGAGCTCAGAAGGGTGGAATAAGATGgtgaaggagttccatctaagGAACAAGTATGTCAACTACACAAAGAGTCAGATTCAAGACAAAGAAGTGCAACTAAAGAAAGACTATAGGATGCTAAAAGAGGCAAGGCAGCAGAGTGGGGCCACCTGGAATGAAGATAGACATATGGTTGAAGGAACACCAGCTCTGTGGGCTAACCTCGAAGTG ACATACCCTAAAATCAAGAAATTCCGCAACAGTAAGGCAAGATTTCCATTATTTGATGCTTTGGGAGAGCTTTATGATG GTCATTTGGCTGAAGGTACGTACAATATCACTTCCCATGAGCCACCACAAGAGGAAGCACCAATTCTACAAATTCATGATGTTGATGACTTGGACAACAATGAGGTCCATGAGCTACTAGATGACGATGATTTAGTCACTGAGATGCAAACAAGTGAGGCTGCTGATGAAAGAAATGATGGGGGGAAATGA